In one Rutidosis leptorrhynchoides isolate AG116_Rl617_1_P2 chromosome 8, CSIRO_AGI_Rlap_v1, whole genome shotgun sequence genomic region, the following are encoded:
- the LOC139864959 gene encoding uncharacterized protein, producing MKLKQLESLLGNLQQFNNPKLELEQYPTGAHIASRMLYTAENSFGDVSDKVVADFGCGCGTLGLAATLLGAEHVIGVDVDEESLEIATINAEDLEVEMDLMQCRVNNLNLRGQIVDTVVMNPPFGTRTKGADMEFLSVALKVASGAVYSLHKTTTREHIKRAALRDYNASSAEVLCELRYDLPRLYKHHKKKEVDIFVDLWRFVPKTKQESSS from the exons atgaagCTGAAGCAATTAGAAAGTTTACTTGGTAATCTTCAACAGTTTAATAATCCAAAG CTTGAGTTAGAGCAATATCCAACTGGAGCTCACATTGCTTCCCGTATGCTATACACG GCAGAGAATTCGTTTGGTGATGTGAGTGACAAAGTAGTAGCTGATTTTGGATGTGGGTGTGGTACATTAGGTCTTGCTGCTACACTCCTCGGTGCAGA ACATGTCATTGGCGTAGATGTTGATGAAGAGTCCCTTGAAATTGCGACAATTAATGCCGAAGATCTTGAG GTTGAAATGGATTTAATGCAATGTAGAGTTAATAACTTAAATTTGCGAG GTCAAATAGTTGATACTGTTGTGATGAATCCTCCATTTGGAACTCGAACGAAGGGAGCTGACATGGAGTTTTTGTCTGTTGCATTGAAG GTTGCTTCAGGAGCTGTTTATTCGCTGCACAAGACAACAACAAGAGAA CATATCAAAAGAGCAGCGTTGCGAGATTATAACGCTAGCAGTGCAGAGGTCTTATGTGAG CTTCGATATGATCTTCCACGGCTATACAAGCATCACAAGAAAAAGGAAGTTGACATTTTTGTGGATTTATGGCGGTTCGTTCCTAAAACAAAACAAGAATCTTCTTCATAA